Genomic DNA from Paenibacillus borealis:
TTGCGGTCAACCACCCCGATAGTGTCCTTTACACCGTTGCCGTCAGGGTCCTGCTCCGTGAAGGCTTTAGCCATTGCGAACAGCTCATCGGTATTGGCCGGTGCTGCGAGTCCCAGCTTATCCGCCCAGTCCTTACGGTAGATAATCCCCTGGCGGGCCAGCGGACGGCCGATATACAGGGTGTACAGCTTGCCGTCTACCTTGGTGTTATTGAGGATTTCCGGTTTCAGCTTGTTCAGGTTAGGGAACTCACTGAGGAGCGGCCCGATCTCCCAGAACTGTCCGTCCTTGATCGCTTCCTTCATCTGCAGGAAGGTCGTCTGATTCTTCAGATAGGTAACCTGCGGCAGTGAGCCAGTGGCGAAGGAGGAGTTCAGCTTCTCTTCATAGGTATCTGCCGGGAAGAACTGATAGGTCAGCTTCGTATTCGTCAATTTCTCCACTTCCGTCTTGATCGTGTCCGGTGGAGTATCTGTCGTGTTCAGCGGGAGCATGATTTTGATCTCTGTCGGCTTTTCCGGTTCTGCTGCCGGCTCTGTAGCCGCTGCCGTGTTGGTTCCCGTGCTTGCACCTGGATCTTTGGTTGCCGCCGCCTCATTATTGTTGTTGCCGCCGCATGCGGACAGCATGCTGAGTGTCAGCAGCGAGCTGAGGAGCAGGGTGAAGGATTTTTTCGTCATTCCTTTTTGACCTCCGTTTAACTTGTATTGGTTACAAGCCTCACATTACAGTCCACGGAGGATTACGAATACAATCATTTACTCATAAAGGCGCGCTGGGGCTGGGGGTGTGGGTTAATGATTATCGTGTGATGGGGGGGAGGGGGATATACATGGGAATAACCACTTGGGAGCGGCGGCGGGCGGGACTGCGTGAGCTTTGGACTTCCGGCCGCTGTTGTCTCCAGATGTTCATGATTATATTGCTTGCAGCAGATAACATCCGGAGACAAAGGCGGACGCTATCGCTCCTACAGTTCCAAACCTCCCTCCGTCCCTTTCTGCCGCTCCACGGGTGGGCCCTTTCAATGTATATCCTTGAAAGGGGAGGCAAAGCGCAAGCCCCACCGCTTCGCTCGCGGCGGGGCCAGGAACAATGTTGGTGGGTAGGGAATTGGAGATAGGGCGGGGGAGCGGCGGAACTTGAATTTAAGTGCTGAGGGGAGTGCTGGAGTTATGATTAGAGCGGCAGAGGGGAACGGGAGGTGAGCAAACACATTATTACTCAAAAATCCTGCACCAAATACAACATTTCCCTCAATAAATTGGCCGAATTTCAAAATTGTTGTACAGAATGCAGCATTTCTCCTCCAACTGGCGGCACAGCGGGGAAATTCTTGTATTTCGTACAACAATCCTTCGGATTACCCGGATATCCGTAAACCAAAGTTGTATTTCATACAACAATCTACTAACAAATCAACGTCTCACCCCAATCAGCAACCCGAGCAACCCGTGCAACCCGACAACTTCTTCGACTGGGCAGCTACACACCGGCACAATGGGGCGGCGATATTATCGTTCTCCATTTGCTTATTAGATTAGATCCTTCATCGCGTTGTATAGTACAGAGTCGTAAACCATACGAGGATACAGTAAAATGGTATTTAATTTCAGCTTTTTGGAGGCGGGTATATGAAATATTATGTTGTGGATGCATTTGCGGAGAAATTATTCGAAGGTAATCCCGCGGGAGTATGTATTATGAAGGGCTGGCTTCCGGATGAGACAATGCAGCAAATTGCTGCTGAAAACAATCTCTCGGAAACAGCTTTTGCCGTCAAGGAGGGGGACCATTACCGGTTACGCTGGTTTACTCCGGCTGATGAGATTGAACTCTGTGGCCATGCTACTCTCGCAACAGCTTATGTCCTGGCTAACTTTTATGAAACTAATGTAGCAAGCTTTAAATTTCAGACCATGAGCGGGGAACTGGTTGTTCTAAGAAAAGGGAAGTATTACGAGCTGGATTTCCCCAGCAGGATGCCGGAGCGTTGGACATTAACCAGTCAAATGGTTGAAGCTCTTGGCATTCAGCCGGTAGAGACTTATTTAGCCAGAGATTTAATGTTCGTGCTGGAAAAAGAAGAAGATGTGCTTAACGCTGCTCCTGATTTCTCTAAACTGCGGCAGCTTCCCGATGGACTCGGGGTCTCGATCACGGCCAGAAGCGACACCTATGACTTTGCTTCCCGCAGCTTTTTTCCTAAGCTGAATGTGAATGAGGACCCTGTATGCGGCTCTGCTCACTGTAATTTCATTCCCTATTGGGCAGCGCGGCTTGGTAAGGACGAGTTAGTAGCCCGGCAGCTCTCCAAACGCGGAGGAACATTATATTGTATAAATGACGGGGATCGTGTAAAAATAAGCGGCTCTGCAGTTTTATATGCTGTTGCTGAGCTTCAGATCGGTTAAGAACTAACCGCTCTTTACATTAAAGCCCCACCGCTTCGTTTGCGGCGGGGCTTGGATTATTTTATTTTCAATATAATCTTGCCCTTAGCCCGGCCGGATTCGGAGTACTCCATCGCCTGCTGAGCTTCTGCAAAAGGAAATACCCGGTCAATCACAGGCTTGATGGCACCGGATTCAATATATTCAGCGATGATTTCCAGCTGTCTGCCGCTCGGCTTCATGAACAGGAAGCTGTATTTCACCTTGGTTTTGCGCTCCAGCCTTGTGATTCTCCGGGTGACGAGCCGTAATAGATTAACCTTCAGGAACCCTAACCCGTATTCTTTGCCGAAACGGGCGTTGGGCAGACCTGATACGGATACGACATGTCCCCCCGGTTTGACGATACTGAAGGCCCTTTCTAACGTTTCTCCGCCAATGGTATCGTATACTCCGTCATAATTGTGCAGAACCTGATCAAATTGCTCTGTTTTATAATCGATGATCTGATCGGCCCCAAGTGACTTAACGAGTTCAGCTCCGGCTTCGCTTGCAGTGGTTGCAACGTAAATCCCCATCGCTTTGGCAAGCTGGATGGCGAAGGTACCCACGCCGCCCGCTCCCGCCTGAATCAATACCTTTTGTCCAGCCGACAGCTGTAAAATATCATGCAGTGCCTGGTACGAAGTGAGTCCGACTAAAGGAATAGAAGCAGCTTCTTCAAAGGAAAGGTTGCCGGGCTTCAGCGCGATATCCTCCTCATGAACAGCAATATACTCCGCGAAGGTGCCAATCCTGCTTTTTCTGGGCCGGCCGTAGATTTCATCACCTACCTTGAATTTCTTGACCTTATCCCCCACCTGGATAATCACACCTGAGAAATCATTGCCCAAAATAAGCGGCATCTCATATTTCAATAGCATACGCAGCTTGCCATCCCGGATTTTGAAGTCGATCGGATTGATACTTGCCGCATGGATTTCCGCGAGCACCTCATGCTCACCGACTTCGGGCATTGGGCGGTCCGCTAACAGCAGCGGAGTTTGTCCGTATTTTTCGATAACCATTGCTTTCATGATGGACCCTCCAGCTTTTGTTTAATAAAACCGCTCAAAGAAAACAGACCAGAATACGTTGCTCTAGCCTTAGGCTAGTTTAGTAATGGAGACATGTACATAATAGGTGTAATTTGTATAATAAAAAAAAGATAAATCCCTTGATCCTACTGGGTTTTTAAGTGTAAAAGGTGGTGTAAAAATGACTTACGTATTTGCATATGAACACTTTGATCATTCGGAAGACAGGTTAGTCTTTCAGCCGAAAATAAATCCCTTTGATACCAGAATTACAAAAAAACACACTAACCTTTAAACAAAAAGCACAAATCGAGGTTAAAAATGTCTTTGAAACTTATGAGTATCTTTATAGTTTAAATCCAAACAAAGATTTTTCAGATATGGATGAACCTGTATTGAAAAAAATACAATTTACTTTAATGAACGAATTGACTGGTTACCCCAACGGATATAGAAGCATTCCTGTAGCTCTTCAAGATGGTGATGGATACGTCAGTTATCAACCTCCAGCCTTTAATGAAGTTCCGCGTCTCATGCAGGCTTACTTTTCCTGGCTTTATACTAGTGTAACCGGATATATGAGCCCATACGATACAACAAATGCCAATCTTGATAAAAAGCTGCATCCGCTCATCATTTCTGGAATTACCCATCATTTAATAGGCTATATCCATCCATTTCCTGCTGGTAACGGAAGAACAGCACGGGCATTTTCTACTTTAGTTGGGTTGATACACAGCGACCTTGCCACAATTAAAGATGCGTTTAGTGTGGAAGAATTCTTTGATAAAAGAATAGAAGATTATTATGATACGCTAATGGTAGCAACTCAAGGTAATTTAAAACCATTCATTGTTTTTTATCTAGAATGCGTCAACGCATCGCTTACCAAGGTTCTCAGACAACTACAACGTTACGATAGAATCA
This window encodes:
- a CDS encoding Fic family protein — translated: MIPELQKNTLTFKQKAQIEVKNVFETYEYLYSLNPNKDFSDMDEPVLKKIQFTLMNELTGYPNGYRSIPVALQDGDGYVSYQPPAFNEVPRLMQAYFSWLYTSVTGYMSPYDTTNANLDKKLHPLIISGITHHLIGYIHPFPAGNGRTARAFSTLVGLIHSDLATIKDAFSVEEFFDKRIEDYYDTLMVATQGNLKPFIVFYLECVNASLTKVLRQLQRYDRIKHIRELLSRGHAKTMFELISRMDDGETFHRQLFDNTLDVSSSSIAKNITKLKELGIIKPGNARGEYIVCIVD
- a CDS encoding NADP-dependent oxidoreductase; protein product: MKAMVIEKYGQTPLLLADRPMPEVGEHEVLAEIHAASINPIDFKIRDGKLRMLLKYEMPLILGNDFSGVIIQVGDKVKKFKVGDEIYGRPRKSRIGTFAEYIAVHEEDIALKPGNLSFEEAASIPLVGLTSYQALHDILQLSAGQKVLIQAGAGGVGTFAIQLAKAMGIYVATTASEAGAELVKSLGADQIIDYKTEQFDQVLHNYDGVYDTIGGETLERAFSIVKPGGHVVSVSGLPNARFGKEYGLGFLKVNLLRLVTRRITRLERKTKVKYSFLFMKPSGRQLEIIAEYIESGAIKPVIDRVFPFAEAQQAMEYSESGRAKGKIILKIK
- a CDS encoding PhzF family phenazine biosynthesis protein translates to MKYYVVDAFAEKLFEGNPAGVCIMKGWLPDETMQQIAAENNLSETAFAVKEGDHYRLRWFTPADEIELCGHATLATAYVLANFYETNVASFKFQTMSGELVVLRKGKYYELDFPSRMPERWTLTSQMVEALGIQPVETYLARDLMFVLEKEEDVLNAAPDFSKLRQLPDGLGVSITARSDTYDFASRSFFPKLNVNEDPVCGSAHCNFIPYWAARLGKDELVARQLSKRGGTLYCINDGDRVKISGSAVLYAVAELQIG